The following coding sequences are from one Paenibacillus sp. FSL R5-0912 window:
- a CDS encoding YajQ family cyclic di-GMP-binding protein: MSSESSFDIVSKMDMQELTNAVHQTEKEIDNRFDFKNSKSSLKLEKDALIIASEDEYKLNAVIDILQSKMVKRGITLKNMDFGKVEPASLGTVRQRLGLKQGIDQENAKKINILIRDSKLKVKSTIQGDQIRVTGKSRDDLQQIIQLLRKADLPLDLQFNNLK, translated from the coding sequence ATGAGTTCGGAAAGTTCATTCGACATTGTATCCAAAATGGATATGCAGGAATTGACCAATGCGGTTCACCAGACGGAGAAGGAAATTGATAACCGCTTCGATTTCAAGAACAGCAAAAGCAGTCTAAAGCTGGAAAAAGATGCGTTGATCATTGCTTCAGAGGATGAATACAAGCTTAATGCGGTTATCGATATCCTGCAGTCGAAAATGGTTAAGCGCGGAATTACATTGAAAAATATGGATTTCGGCAAAGTAGAACCCGCCTCACTGGGCACTGTACGCCAGCGTCTGGGCCTGAAGCAGGGAATTGATCAGGAGAACGCGAAGAAGATTAACATCTTGATCCGCGACTCCAAGTTGAAGGTGAAGAGCACCATTCAGGGTGATCAGATCCGTGTTACCGGCAAAAGCCGCGATGATCTCCAGCAAATTATCCAGCTCCTGCGCAAAGCTGATTTGCCGCTCGATCTGCAGTTTAACAATTTAAAGTAA
- a CDS encoding RodZ domain-containing protein, with translation MSELGRHLKEARLQKGMSLDDVQEVTKIRKKYLEAIEAGDYKVLPGSFYVRAFIKTYAEAVGVNPDELMEEHGNVPAAPVDTTMETVIQKRSRKPETERNAKWLPTLLMWTFPVLILVVIYLYASSTMNKEEADKTDSGNLTAATQDPAKVQPSATAAGGGAAATATTDTGATATVAPTATPVPSPTPSTQSITVTEDRKSGKTTIYKVTAPAGSSVQVEIAATGVSWLEVYQGENSKGEKLSFGNTKAGDNMSFTLGSAGMYIKSGYSPATTISVNGQVITDGKTSSRLLLELDDGTSASGTDGAAADGESTTTE, from the coding sequence ATGTCGGAACTGGGCCGGCATTTGAAGGAGGCGCGTCTGCAAAAAGGGATGAGTCTTGATGATGTCCAGGAAGTAACAAAGATCCGCAAAAAATATTTGGAAGCCATCGAAGCAGGTGACTATAAAGTGCTTCCGGGAAGTTTCTATGTCCGGGCCTTTATCAAAACCTATGCTGAAGCGGTCGGGGTAAACCCGGATGAACTGATGGAGGAGCACGGCAATGTGCCTGCGGCTCCGGTCGATACCACCATGGAGACAGTGATCCAGAAGCGGAGCCGCAAGCCTGAAACGGAACGGAATGCCAAGTGGCTGCCTACCTTGCTGATGTGGACCTTTCCTGTCTTAATCCTTGTGGTCATCTATCTGTATGCATCTTCAACGATGAATAAAGAAGAGGCGGACAAAACGGATTCAGGGAATTTAACTGCCGCTACGCAAGATCCGGCGAAGGTTCAACCATCAGCCACAGCGGCCGGCGGCGGTGCAGCAGCTACAGCTACTACGGATACTGGAGCAACTGCGACTGTTGCACCAACTGCTACTCCAGTGCCTTCCCCGACTCCGTCCACGCAGTCCATAACGGTTACAGAGGACCGCAAGTCGGGCAAAACGACAATCTATAAGGTTACGGCACCTGCGGGAAGCTCGGTTCAGGTAGAGATTGCCGCAACGGGAGTCAGCTGGCTTGAAGTCTACCAGGGCGAGAACTCCAAGGGGGAGAAGCTAAGCTTCGGGAACACTAAGGCTGGCGATAATATGAGCTTTACGCTCGGAAGTGCAGGAATGTACATCAAATCCGGATATTCCCCGGCTACTACAATTTCAGTGAACGGACAAGTTATTACCGATGGCAAAACATCGTCCCGGCTGCTTCTGGAGCTGGATGACGGAACTTCTGCCTCCGGCACTGATGGTGCAGCTGCTGACGGTGAGAGTACCACTACCGAATAG
- a CDS encoding DUF3388 domain-containing protein, with the protein MEYKQWYMEYKIHKNRPGLLGDIASMLGMLEVNILTINGVEGKTRGMLLETSDDEKIMLMGEMLKKVDNITVTALRTPRLVDRLAVRHGRYIDRDSDDRKTFRFTRDELGLLVDFLGELFKREGNQVIGLRGMPRVGKTESIIAGSVCAMKRWTFVSSTLLRQTVRSQLADDELNPNNVFIIDGIVSTIRSNEKHYNLLQNVMSMPSTKVIEHPDIFVRESEYTFDDFDIIIELRNMPNEEILYESFTTSYSDDL; encoded by the coding sequence GTGGAATATAAACAATGGTATATGGAGTACAAGATACATAAGAACAGACCCGGTCTCCTTGGAGATATCGCTTCAATGCTGGGAATGCTGGAAGTCAATATCCTGACGATTAACGGTGTTGAAGGCAAAACCCGCGGGATGCTGCTGGAAACAAGTGACGATGAGAAGATCATGCTGATGGGCGAGATGCTCAAAAAAGTTGATAATATAACGGTTACGGCATTGCGCACTCCACGGCTTGTGGATAGGCTTGCTGTCCGGCATGGACGATATATTGACCGCGATTCGGATGACCGCAAGACCTTCCGCTTCACCCGCGATGAGCTCGGACTGCTGGTGGATTTCCTCGGTGAATTGTTTAAGCGGGAAGGGAATCAGGTTATAGGTCTACGAGGCATGCCGCGTGTAGGGAAGACGGAATCTATTATTGCCGGCAGTGTATGTGCCATGAAGCGCTGGACCTTTGTCTCATCGACGCTGCTGCGGCAGACGGTACGGAGCCAACTGGCGGATGATGAGCTGAACCCGAATAATGTATTCATCATTGACGGAATTGTCAGCACTATACGTTCGAATGAGAAGCATTACAACCTGCTGCAGAACGTTATGAGTATGCCGAGCACCAAGGTGATTGAGCACCCGGATATTTTTGTGCGGGAATCCGAGTACACCTTTGATGATTTCGATATCATTATCGAGCTGCGCAATATGCCGAACGAAGAGATATTGTACGAGTCGTTTACGACAAGCTACAGTGATGATCTTTAA
- a CDS encoding DUF3243 domain-containing protein, producing the protein MSTDSVVKNFDTWKSFLGDRVIQAEKMGMSDETITKLAFEIGEFLDKKVDPGNYSNRAIKELWDVGTDDEKHTIAGLMVKLAKKNA; encoded by the coding sequence ATGTCAACAGATTCCGTAGTGAAGAACTTTGATACCTGGAAAAGCTTTTTGGGAGACCGGGTCATTCAGGCTGAAAAAATGGGGATGAGCGACGAGACCATCACCAAGCTGGCTTTTGAAATCGGGGAATTCCTCGATAAGAAGGTCGATCCGGGCAACTATTCCAACCGGGCCATCAAAGAGCTCTGGGATGTCGGAACGGATGATGAGAAGCATACCATTGCTGGACTCATGGTCAAACTGGCAAAGAAAAACGCATAA
- the ymfI gene encoding elongation factor P 5-aminopentanone reductase produces MALPGEDSKAIGEMTVLITGGSGGIGGAIAERFASVGMNIVIHYLNSHEAANDVARRCMALGAKVMTVAADMKDRSQLVRMAERLEASGMMPDILVNNAGKAHYGMLADVTEEEWDDIMAVNLKGTFLCSQIFMPYMVSQRYGRIINVSSVWGISGASCEVAYSASKGGVNAFTKALAKELAPSKVTVNAVAPGAVHTAMLANLQADEVKMLEDEIPAGRLASPEDISSLVYFLALPESGYITGQIISPNGGWIT; encoded by the coding sequence ATGGCATTACCGGGAGAGGACAGCAAAGCGATTGGAGAAATGACAGTGCTTATTACCGGAGGCAGCGGGGGAATCGGCGGAGCCATCGCCGAGCGATTTGCTTCGGTAGGCATGAACATTGTGATTCATTATTTGAATTCGCATGAAGCGGCGAATGATGTTGCCCGGCGGTGCATGGCGCTGGGGGCAAAGGTGATGACTGTGGCTGCGGACATGAAGGACCGCAGCCAGCTTGTGCGTATGGCCGAGCGGCTTGAGGCCAGCGGCATGATGCCGGATATTCTGGTCAACAATGCCGGGAAGGCGCATTATGGCATGCTTGCAGACGTAACGGAGGAAGAGTGGGACGATATTATGGCGGTGAATCTGAAGGGCACCTTTTTGTGCAGCCAGATTTTTATGCCTTATATGGTCTCCCAGCGTTACGGGCGGATTATTAATGTATCTTCCGTATGGGGGATTTCGGGCGCATCCTGTGAAGTGGCGTATTCGGCCAGCAAGGGCGGAGTAAATGCCTTTACCAAGGCGCTGGCGAAGGAGCTGGCGCCTTCCAAGGTCACAGTGAATGCTGTTGCACCGGGAGCGGTCCACACGGCCATGCTGGCCAATCTGCAGGCGGATGAGGTAAAGATGCTGGAGGATGAGATCCCTGCGGGGAGGCTTGCATCTCCTGAAGATATTTCATCGCTGGTTTATTTTCTTGCGCTGCCTGAATCGGGCTATATTACCGGCCAGATCATCAGTCCGAACGGCGGCTGGATTACTTAA
- the yfmH gene encoding EF-P 5-aminopentanol modification-associated protein YfmH, with amino-acid sequence MEKLHYERLQETLYHEVMDNGLQVYVLPKPSFLKTYATFATKYGSVDNHFKVAGGEETTVPDGIAHFLEHKMFEEPEGDIFATFASNGASANAFTSFDQTVYLFSATENIEQNLSTLVDFVQRPYFTDENVEKEKGIIGQEINMYADNPDWRVYFGLIEAMYAKHPVHIDIAGTIESIATITKETLYTCYNSFYHPSNMLLFIVGGVDPEQVIELIRNNQKGKNYEKQGEITRIFEQEPHEVASKHVESRLAVSIPKMMFGFKEKVDGLTGEAAVRRDLTTRLMLDLLLGSSTALYQKLYDEELISDSFGHEFNSSPQYAFSAIGGDTKDPGLLLDRIKEEIGHIQETGFAEKDFERARKKKIGGYLRMLNSPESIAHEFTRYQFRGGDLFEVLPLYESITLEEVNDRLRNHVDWEQLAVSLVVSP; translated from the coding sequence GTGGAAAAGCTTCATTACGAAAGGCTTCAAGAAACACTCTATCATGAGGTTATGGATAACGGTCTGCAGGTGTATGTGCTGCCGAAGCCGTCTTTTCTCAAAACCTACGCTACCTTTGCGACCAAATATGGTTCGGTAGACAATCACTTTAAGGTAGCTGGCGGAGAAGAAACCACAGTGCCTGACGGTATCGCTCACTTCCTGGAGCACAAAATGTTCGAAGAGCCGGAAGGCGATATCTTTGCCACCTTTGCTTCAAACGGCGCTTCTGCGAATGCATTCACCAGCTTTGACCAGACGGTATACCTTTTCTCAGCGACGGAGAATATTGAGCAGAATCTCAGTACCCTCGTTGATTTTGTGCAGCGTCCTTATTTCACGGATGAGAATGTGGAGAAGGAAAAAGGAATCATCGGCCAGGAGATTAACATGTATGCGGATAACCCGGACTGGCGTGTGTATTTCGGGCTCATTGAAGCGATGTATGCCAAACATCCGGTTCATATTGACATTGCCGGAACCATTGAGTCGATCGCTACCATTACCAAAGAAACGTTGTATACCTGTTACAACTCCTTCTACCATCCCAGTAACATGCTGCTGTTCATTGTCGGCGGTGTCGATCCTGAGCAGGTAATTGAACTGATCCGCAACAATCAAAAGGGTAAAAACTATGAGAAGCAGGGTGAAATCACCCGTATCTTCGAGCAGGAGCCGCATGAGGTGGCATCGAAGCATGTGGAGAGCCGCCTCGCGGTCTCCATTCCCAAAATGATGTTCGGGTTCAAGGAAAAGGTAGATGGCCTCACAGGTGAGGCGGCAGTTCGCCGTGATCTGACCACCAGACTGATGCTGGATCTGCTGCTCGGCAGCAGTACGGCGCTGTATCAGAAGCTCTATGATGAGGAGTTGATCTCGGACAGCTTCGGCCATGAATTCAACAGCTCCCCGCAGTATGCGTTCTCGGCAATCGGTGGCGATACCAAAGATCCGGGCCTGCTGCTTGACCGGATCAAAGAAGAGATTGGACATATCCAGGAGACGGGCTTCGCCGAGAAGGATTTCGAGCGTGCCCGCAAAAAGAAAATCGGCGGCTATCTGCGTATGCTGAATTCGCCGGAGAGCATTGCCCATGAGTTCACCCGCTACCAGTTCCGCGGCGGAGATCTGTTCGAAGTGCTTCCCCTTTATGAATCGATCACACTGGAGGAAGTGAATGACCGGCTGCGTAATCATGTGGACTGGGAGCAGTTGGCCGTATCGCTTGTGGTGAGTCCTTAA
- the yfmF gene encoding EF-P 5-aminopentanol modification-associated protein YfmF, producing MTNNGFQHGSAAGMRIHVLPTKAFKTFAISLYAGVPLDESTVTSTALVPFVLRRGTASYPETTQFRERLEELYGAGFGFDIYKRGDYQIVQFRMDTINDSFVQSKESLLGESFAFLGEVLTRPLLEDGSFRASYVATERETVRKKLEAIVNDKIRYAAERCIEEMCRLEPYRLHPLGQRADLDTITPESLYQSYNSWLNGATLDLYVVGDTTPEEVEKLIIANFGRAHHSESAPYTSDFTPVTVTEVRTVEEKLDVNQGKLNMGLRTSITYKDDRYASALMYNGILGGYPHSKLFVNVREKESLAYYASSRYDGHKGIGTIQSGIETQNYGKAVDIIRKQLDELKAGNISDLELSQTKAMIRNLLSEIQDSAFEMISFDFNRQLSGKDRSAQELMDQVDHIGAEEVKAAADTFQLDTIYFLTGKEE from the coding sequence TTGACAAATAATGGATTTCAACATGGCAGTGCCGCAGGCATGCGCATACACGTTCTGCCTACCAAGGCGTTCAAGACGTTCGCCATCTCACTTTATGCCGGCGTTCCGCTTGACGAAAGTACCGTCACCTCTACAGCGCTGGTTCCTTTTGTGCTCCGCCGGGGCACAGCCTCTTACCCTGAAACCACACAGTTCCGCGAACGCCTTGAAGAGCTTTATGGTGCCGGTTTCGGCTTCGATATTTATAAACGCGGCGATTATCAGATTGTGCAATTCCGGATGGACACGATCAATGACTCCTTCGTTCAGAGCAAGGAGAGCCTGCTTGGAGAATCTTTTGCTTTTCTCGGAGAAGTATTGACCCGGCCTTTGCTAGAGGATGGAAGCTTCCGCGCATCTTATGTGGCGACTGAACGCGAGACCGTCCGCAAGAAGCTGGAAGCGATTGTGAATGATAAAATCCGTTACGCGGCAGAACGCTGCATTGAGGAAATGTGCCGCCTTGAACCCTACCGTCTGCATCCGCTCGGACAAAGAGCCGATCTGGATACCATCACCCCTGAATCGCTGTACCAGTCCTATAATTCCTGGCTGAATGGAGCGACCCTTGATCTGTACGTGGTAGGTGATACTACACCGGAAGAAGTAGAGAAGCTGATCATTGCCAATTTCGGCCGTGCCCATCATTCCGAATCTGCGCCGTACACCTCAGACTTCACCCCGGTAACGGTTACGGAAGTGCGGACGGTGGAGGAGAAGCTGGATGTCAATCAAGGCAAGCTGAATATGGGTCTGCGCACCTCAATCACGTACAAGGATGACAGATACGCTTCTGCGCTCATGTACAACGGCATTCTGGGCGGATATCCGCATTCGAAGCTGTTCGTCAACGTGCGCGAGAAAGAGAGCCTGGCCTATTATGCTTCCTCACGCTACGACGGGCATAAGGGCATCGGGACGATTCAATCGGGAATCGAAACCCAGAATTACGGTAAGGCCGTTGATATTATCCGCAAGCAGCTGGATGAGCTGAAGGCCGGGAATATCAGTGATCTGGAGCTGAGCCAGACCAAAGCGATGATCCGCAACCTTTTGTCCGAAATTCAAGATTCAGCATTTGAGATGATTTCGTTTGATTTCAACCGCCAGTTATCAGGCAAAGACCGTTCTGCACAGGAACTGATGGACCAGGTTGACCACATCGGGGCGGAAGAAGTGAAGGCAGCGGCAGACACCTTCCAGCTTGATACGATTTATTTCCTGACAGGGAAGGAGGAATAG
- the sleB gene encoding spore cortex-lytic enzyme, which yields MTKHKQWILAVLTLGLAAAPFAGVFFEDRGVTYAQSYAAAPVITETPDEGEEALPAFGTTPLKLGSSGQDVYELQGRLKHLGYYAGAIDSQFGAKTKNAVTWFQWKFGLKSDGVVGAKTKLKLYNATTAWKPTASKTSTATKDTPSGTAAKKNDTAKTNTAELSSGNTMGLSENDLKIMANAVYGESRGEPFEGQVAVAAVILNRVKSPSFPNTPSGVIFQPGAFTAVADGQIYLEPNEQARKAVQQALNGWDPSGGCIYYFNPKTATSKWIWSRPQVKTIGEHIFCM from the coding sequence ATGACAAAACATAAGCAGTGGATCTTGGCCGTACTAACCCTTGGCTTGGCTGCCGCACCGTTTGCCGGCGTATTCTTTGAAGATCGCGGCGTGACTTACGCCCAATCGTATGCTGCAGCGCCAGTTATAACGGAAACTCCTGACGAAGGGGAAGAAGCATTGCCCGCATTTGGAACAACGCCGCTGAAGCTTGGATCTTCCGGGCAGGATGTGTATGAGCTCCAGGGGAGACTTAAGCATCTGGGCTATTATGCCGGTGCTATTGACAGCCAGTTCGGGGCCAAAACGAAAAATGCCGTCACCTGGTTCCAGTGGAAATTCGGCTTGAAGTCCGACGGAGTCGTTGGTGCCAAAACAAAGCTCAAACTGTACAATGCAACAACAGCCTGGAAACCTACCGCCTCCAAGACATCAACCGCCACAAAGGATACACCATCCGGCACAGCGGCAAAAAAGAATGATACAGCAAAAACGAATACAGCAGAGCTGTCTTCCGGCAATACGATGGGGCTATCCGAAAATGATCTGAAAATCATGGCTAATGCCGTATACGGTGAATCACGCGGGGAACCGTTTGAAGGACAGGTAGCCGTAGCGGCGGTCATTCTCAACCGGGTGAAATCACCAAGCTTTCCCAATACGCCTTCGGGGGTGATTTTTCAACCGGGGGCCTTCACGGCTGTTGCTGACGGGCAAATTTATCTGGAGCCTAATGAACAGGCGCGAAAAGCTGTACAACAGGCGCTGAATGGCTGGGACCCCTCCGGTGGCTGCATCTATTATTTCAATCCCAAGACGGCCACCTCCAAGTGGATCTGGAGCCGGCCGCAGGTGAAGACGATCGGTGAGCATATTTTCTGTATGTAG
- a CDS encoding FtsK/SpoIIIE family DNA translocase has translation MAKKRKKKKKKALLGSVLKYEIYGILLITISVIALSGEAAVGRSLSSMAGYLLGRFYFVLPLAGIFYGLMVMIHRKWPSTWNSRYTGGLLLLLSMCLMSTISAMQQKLGPIGMLHPGNVLAQIHNDLSGSLSPGAGESSVYMLGKDISGGYIGALEYAALLWLFGNLGAKLLMIVLLAISFMLITNLSYVELFTLLRVRAVKLVEGIKLRSANRPAAVPVVPRAARNSTPAAPQPADDDDYYEDDEEENNNQLPRRAQPNLLGRVAGWFSGSARNQQQPGTEEYDDGEMPDVILTEPRNGPIISGLAAGRGMPPEDFCEDEFPEEDLEPVTPIIRDFFEHIRSEGLNAEDREEWSEFSPAARGGAVTGVGDEALPAAAGHPAAADKAAEDGLPVELEGLLGTAENGEVVPAIPPPPPPKPYKLPSFRLLAKPNNGAKAGDQNDYMQTARKLEATLESFGVRAKVLEVVRGPAVTRYEIQPDIGVKVSRIVNLTDDIALALAAKDIRMEAPIPGKSAIGIEVPNSEVSIVTMREVMETQIFQEAESRLSIAFGRDISGQTIIGNLAKMPHLLVAGATGSGKSVCINGIITSILYKAKPNEVKFLMVDPKMVELNVYNGIPHLLAPVVTDPKRASLALKKIVVEMEKRYELFSKSGTRNMEGYNTLMKDNPAAILPYIVVIVDELADLMMVAANDVEDAICRLAQMARAAGIHLIIATQRPSVDVITGLIKANIPSRIAFGVSSNVDSRTILDMPGAEKLLGRGDMLFLPMGASKPIRVQGAFMSDQEVETIVHYVSSQGEANYDESLVPEVDDTLSEDQDPQDELYEQAVQIVLEAKQASVSLLQRRMRVGYTRAARLIDAMEARSVIGPYEGSKPREVLMSLEQYQHNRISS, from the coding sequence GTGGCTAAAAAAAGAAAAAAGAAAAAGAAAAAAGCGCTGCTGGGCAGCGTTTTAAAATATGAAATCTATGGAATTCTGCTAATTACCATCTCCGTCATTGCTTTGTCAGGTGAAGCGGCTGTAGGGCGCTCTCTTTCAAGTATGGCGGGATACTTACTCGGCAGATTCTATTTTGTGCTGCCGCTGGCCGGCATTTTCTATGGACTGATGGTCATGATTCACCGTAAATGGCCGTCAACCTGGAACAGCCGGTATACCGGCGGGCTGTTGCTGCTGCTGTCCATGTGCCTAATGAGTACGATTTCGGCTATGCAGCAGAAGCTGGGACCGATCGGGATGCTGCATCCGGGCAATGTGCTGGCCCAAATACATAATGACCTTTCAGGTTCACTGTCTCCGGGTGCTGGTGAGAGCAGTGTGTACATGCTCGGCAAGGACATCAGCGGAGGGTACATCGGAGCGCTGGAGTATGCAGCTCTCCTGTGGCTGTTTGGCAATCTGGGTGCGAAGCTGCTTATGATAGTTCTGCTGGCGATCAGCTTCATGCTGATTACCAATCTGTCGTATGTGGAGCTGTTTACGCTGCTCCGGGTAAGAGCGGTTAAGCTGGTGGAAGGAATTAAGCTCAGATCAGCCAACCGCCCTGCAGCGGTTCCGGTAGTGCCCAGGGCTGCAAGAAACAGCACACCTGCTGCACCACAGCCGGCAGATGATGATGACTACTACGAGGACGATGAAGAAGAGAATAATAATCAGCTGCCTAGACGTGCACAGCCGAACCTGCTGGGAAGAGTGGCCGGCTGGTTCAGCGGCTCTGCCCGTAATCAGCAGCAACCCGGGACGGAAGAATATGATGACGGGGAAATGCCGGATGTAATCCTGACAGAACCGCGGAACGGTCCGATAATATCAGGGCTTGCGGCAGGCAGGGGAATGCCGCCGGAGGATTTCTGCGAGGATGAATTCCCCGAAGAAGATCTGGAGCCGGTTACGCCTATCATCCGCGACTTCTTCGAGCACATCCGCTCGGAAGGTCTGAACGCGGAGGACCGGGAGGAGTGGAGCGAGTTCTCGCCGGCTGCACGCGGCGGTGCTGTTACAGGTGTGGGCGATGAAGCTCTCCCTGCTGCTGCCGGACATCCTGCAGCGGCGGATAAAGCTGCAGAGGACGGACTTCCTGTAGAACTGGAAGGGCTGCTGGGAACGGCAGAGAATGGTGAAGTGGTTCCGGCAATTCCGCCACCTCCGCCTCCCAAGCCGTACAAGCTTCCATCCTTCCGGCTTTTGGCCAAGCCTAATAACGGAGCTAAGGCTGGAGACCAGAATGACTACATGCAGACGGCCCGTAAGCTGGAAGCTACACTTGAGAGCTTCGGTGTCAGGGCGAAGGTGCTTGAGGTGGTCCGTGGACCGGCTGTTACCCGGTATGAGATTCAGCCGGATATCGGCGTCAAGGTCAGCCGGATTGTCAATCTTACCGATGATATCGCGCTGGCGCTGGCAGCCAAGGACATCCGGATGGAGGCGCCGATTCCGGGCAAGTCCGCCATCGGTATTGAAGTACCGAACTCCGAGGTCTCAATTGTAACCATGCGGGAAGTGATGGAAACGCAGATTTTTCAGGAGGCGGAGTCACGGTTGTCGATTGCGTTCGGGCGGGATATCTCCGGCCAGACGATTATAGGCAATCTGGCCAAGATGCCCCATCTGCTGGTAGCGGGGGCTACCGGTTCCGGTAAATCCGTCTGCATTAACGGCATTATCACCAGTATCCTGTATAAGGCGAAGCCTAATGAAGTGAAGTTCCTCATGGTTGACCCCAAGATGGTCGAGCTGAATGTATATAACGGCATTCCGCATCTGCTTGCACCGGTGGTTACCGATCCCAAGCGAGCCAGTCTTGCTTTGAAGAAGATAGTAGTGGAGATGGAGAAGCGCTATGAGCTGTTCTCCAAGTCAGGCACACGTAATATGGAAGGCTATAATACATTAATGAAAGATAATCCGGCTGCGATATTGCCCTACATTGTAGTAATTGTGGACGAGCTTGCCGATCTGATGATGGTGGCGGCGAATGATGTCGAGGATGCGATCTGCCGGCTTGCCCAGATGGCGCGGGCGGCGGGAATTCATCTGATCATCGCCACACAGCGTCCTTCCGTGGACGTCATTACCGGACTGATTAAGGCGAATATTCCTTCGCGGATTGCATTTGGAGTATCCTCGAATGTGGATTCACGGACCATTCTGGATATGCCGGGTGCAGAGAAACTGCTGGGACGCGGGGATATGCTGTTCCTGCCAATGGGGGCTTCCAAGCCGATCCGTGTTCAGGGGGCCTTCATGAGTGATCAGGAGGTCGAAACGATTGTGCATTATGTAAGCAGCCAGGGTGAAGCAAATTATGATGAATCCCTTGTTCCTGAAGTGGATGATACCCTATCGGAAGATCAGGATCCGCAGGATGAATTATATGAACAAGCTGTCCAGATTGTGCTTGAAGCCAAGCAAGCCTCGGTGTCGCTGCTTCAGCGGCGCATGCGGGTCGGTTACACCCGTGCTGCACGCTTAATCGATGCCATGGAGGCTAGAAGCGTGATCGGGCCTTACGAGGGCAGCAAGCCGCGTGAGGTGCTGATGTCACTCGAACAGTATCAGCATAACAGAATCAGTTCATAA
- a CDS encoding YlzJ-like family protein produces MTFYTILPMEQVFEGAFHYALPVQEVSYQGMLMQVEPLEGGQARIVRLLQCPLHRYLDAALSPGSVIQLDK; encoded by the coding sequence ATGACCTTTTATACGATTCTGCCGATGGAGCAGGTGTTTGAGGGGGCTTTTCATTATGCGCTGCCGGTGCAGGAGGTCAGCTATCAGGGGATGCTGATGCAGGTCGAACCGCTTGAAGGCGGTCAGGCGCGGATTGTCAGGCTGCTTCAGTGTCCGCTCCACAGGTATCTGGACGCAGCTCTGTCCCCCGGATCGGTCATTCAATTAGACAAATAA
- a CDS encoding ClpP family protease, whose protein sequence is MPGEIKPGVSEPVLPGPVGVLKELGQTAVPTGEPDIFCMTIIGQIEGHFVLPPHNKTTKYEHIIPQLVAAEQNKNIKGLLIILNTVGGDVEAGLAIAEMIASLSKPTVTVVIGGGHSIGVPIAVSSSYSIIAESATMTIHPIRMNGLVIGVPQTFEYMERMQERMVKFVTSHSRITESQFKDLMFKTGELNRDIGTAVGGQDAVKYGLMDEVGGIGAALAHLNQMIAGNVSLSPDHLPPGGLPQ, encoded by the coding sequence ATGCCTGGAGAGATCAAACCCGGGGTCAGTGAACCTGTGCTGCCCGGACCGGTGGGGGTTCTGAAGGAGCTGGGGCAAACGGCGGTGCCTACAGGGGAGCCGGATATTTTCTGCATGACGATTATTGGCCAGATCGAAGGACATTTCGTATTGCCGCCGCATAATAAAACTACGAAATATGAACACATCATTCCCCAACTGGTTGCCGCCGAGCAGAATAAGAATATTAAAGGGCTGCTGATTATCCTGAACACCGTCGGAGGGGATGTGGAGGCCGGGCTGGCTATTGCCGAGATGATTGCCTCCTTATCCAAGCCAACTGTGACTGTGGTAATCGGCGGCGGCCATAGCATTGGCGTCCCGATCGCGGTATCCTCCAGCTACTCCATCATTGCTGAGAGTGCAACGATGACGATCCATCCAATCCGGATGAACGGTCTTGTGATCGGAGTGCCGCAAACCTTTGAATATATGGAACGGATGCAGGAACGGATGGTTAAATTTGTAACTTCGCATTCTCGCATCACTGAGTCGCAATTTAAAGATCTGATGTTCAAAACCGGAGAGCTGAACCGTGACATCGGTACCGCTGTCGGCGGACAGGATGCCGTGAAATATGGTCTTATGGATGAGGTGGGCGGTATAGGAGCCGCTCTGGCCCATTTGAACCAAATGATTGCGGGAAACGTTTCGCTTTCGCCTGATCATCTGCCGCCGGGAGGGCTGCCGCAATGA